A stretch of the Azorhizobium caulinodans ORS 571 genome encodes the following:
- a CDS encoding 2-isopropylmalate synthase: MTETTAATPAVSTEATDRVIIFDTTLRDGEQCPGASMTFEEKLEVAELLETMGVDVIEAGFPIASIGDFESVAEIARRSKTAIIAGLSRAALNDIDRCAEAVKQAKRGRIHTFLSTSPVHMKYKLQKEPHQVLEMIVASVTRARNHVEDVEWSAEDGTRTEMDFLCRCVEAAIKAGATTINIPDTVGYTTPQEYEALFRTVRERVPNSDKAIFSVHCHNDLGMAVANSLAGLAGGARQIECTINGIGERAGNAALEEVVMAINTRRDVLPYRTGIDATLLTRASKMVSGVTSFPVQYNKAIVGRNAFAHESGIHQDGMLKHTQTYEIMTPESVGVTKTSLVMGKHSGRAAFRDKLKALGYELGENALNDAFTRFKDLADRKKVIYDEDIEALVDQGIAAAYDRVKLLSLSVIAGTRGPQRATMRIEVDGQPRIEEAEGNGPVDATFNAIKALIPHTAKLELYQVHAVTEGTDAQAEVSVRLAEDGKVVTARAADPDTLVASAQAYITALNKLSVKRQSVNAQAAAS; encoded by the coding sequence ATGACCGAGACCACCGCCGCTACGCCCGCCGTCTCCACCGAGGCGACCGACCGCGTCATCATCTTCGACACCACCCTGCGCGACGGCGAACAGTGCCCCGGCGCCTCCATGACCTTCGAGGAGAAGCTCGAGGTCGCGGAATTGCTGGAAACCATGGGCGTCGATGTCATCGAGGCCGGCTTCCCCATCGCCTCCATCGGCGATTTCGAGTCGGTGGCCGAGATTGCCCGCCGCTCCAAGACGGCGATCATCGCCGGCCTCTCCCGCGCCGCCCTCAACGACATCGACCGCTGCGCGGAAGCGGTGAAGCAGGCCAAGCGCGGCCGCATCCACACCTTCCTGTCCACCTCGCCGGTGCACATGAAGTACAAGCTCCAGAAGGAGCCCCACCAGGTGCTGGAGATGATCGTCGCCTCGGTGACGCGCGCCCGGAACCATGTGGAGGATGTGGAGTGGTCGGCGGAGGACGGTACGCGCACCGAGATGGACTTCCTCTGCCGCTGCGTGGAGGCCGCCATCAAGGCCGGCGCAACCACAATCAACATCCCCGACACCGTGGGCTACACCACGCCGCAGGAATACGAGGCGCTCTTCCGGACGGTCCGCGAGCGCGTACCAAATTCCGACAAGGCCATCTTCTCGGTCCATTGCCATAATGACCTCGGCATGGCGGTCGCCAACTCGCTGGCCGGCCTCGCCGGCGGCGCGCGGCAGATCGAATGCACCATCAACGGCATCGGCGAGCGGGCCGGCAATGCGGCGCTGGAAGAGGTGGTGATGGCCATCAACACCCGCCGCGACGTGCTGCCCTATCGCACCGGCATCGATGCCACCCTGCTCACCCGCGCCTCGAAGATGGTCTCGGGCGTGACGTCCTTCCCGGTGCAGTACAACAAGGCCATCGTCGGCCGGAATGCCTTCGCCCATGAGAGCGGCATCCATCAGGACGGCATGCTCAAGCACACCCAGACCTACGAGATCATGACCCCCGAGAGCGTGGGCGTGACCAAGACCTCGCTGGTGATGGGCAAGCACTCCGGCCGCGCTGCCTTCCGCGACAAGCTGAAGGCGTTGGGCTACGAGCTGGGTGAGAATGCGCTGAACGACGCCTTCACCCGCTTCAAGGACCTCGCCGATCGCAAGAAGGTCATTTACGACGAGGACATTGAGGCGCTGGTGGATCAGGGCATCGCCGCTGCCTACGATCGCGTGAAGCTGCTGTCGCTCTCGGTGATCGCCGGCACCCGCGGCCCGCAGCGCGCCACGATGCGCATCGAAGTGGATGGCCAGCCCCGCATTGAGGAAGCCGAGGGCAACGGCCCGGTGGATGCCACCTTCAACGCCATCAAGGCGCTGATCCCGCACACCGCCAAGCTCGAGCTCTATCAGGTGCATGCCGTGACCGAGGGCACGGACGCGCAGGCCGAGGTCTCGGTGCGTCTCGCAGAGGACGGCAAGGTGGTGACCGCCCGCGCGGCCGACCCCGACACGCTGGTCGCGTCCGCGCAGGCCTACATCACGGCGCTCAACAAGCTCTCCGTGAAGCGCCAGAGCGTGAACGCGCAGGCCGCCGCCAGCTGA
- a CDS encoding DMT family transporter, whose protein sequence is MHRTGVLLALLSAVLFGASTPLAKLLLGAVDPWMMAGLLYLGAGLGLGLMKAGHRLAGQPASEAPLQRADLPWLALVILAGGVLGPLLLMLGLSRTDAASASLLLNLESLATLAIAWVAFHENVDRRLLVGAGAILAGALVLSWQGGGQWGWGAPLIAGACLCWGIDNNLTRKLSAADPVQIALLKGVVAGSVNLGLALASGAPLPAPALLAAVLAVGFLGYGVSLVLFVLGLRHLGAARTGAYFALAPFVGALLAVGLLGEPLTVRLLLAGGLMAIGLWLHLTEQHEHEHDHLPLAHAHRHRHDAHHQHAHGPDDAPGEPHSHWHVHTPLRHRHPHYPDLHHRHRHDGAAAEADEPPAHPHG, encoded by the coding sequence ATGCACCGCACCGGTGTTCTGCTCGCGCTCCTCTCCGCTGTGCTGTTCGGCGCCAGCACGCCGCTCGCCAAGCTGCTGCTGGGCGCGGTGGACCCGTGGATGATGGCGGGCCTGCTCTATCTCGGCGCGGGTTTAGGGCTCGGCCTCATGAAAGCGGGCCACAGGCTGGCCGGACAGCCCGCCAGCGAAGCGCCGCTGCAACGGGCGGACCTGCCGTGGCTGGCGCTGGTTATTCTCGCCGGCGGCGTGCTCGGGCCGCTGCTGCTCATGCTGGGCCTCAGCCGCACGGATGCCGCCAGCGCCTCGCTGCTGCTCAATCTGGAGAGCCTCGCCACCCTCGCCATCGCCTGGGTGGCCTTCCATGAAAATGTGGACCGCCGGCTTCTGGTAGGTGCCGGCGCCATCCTCGCGGGCGCGCTGGTTCTGTCCTGGCAGGGCGGTGGACAATGGGGATGGGGCGCGCCGCTCATCGCGGGCGCGTGCCTGTGCTGGGGTATCGACAACAATCTCACCCGCAAGCTTTCCGCCGCCGATCCGGTGCAGATCGCCTTGCTGAAGGGGGTGGTGGCGGGGAGCGTGAACCTCGGGCTGGCCCTGGCTTCGGGCGCGCCCTTGCCCGCGCCGGCCCTTCTCGCGGCGGTGCTGGCGGTCGGCTTCCTCGGCTATGGCGTCAGTCTGGTTCTTTTCGTGCTCGGCCTGCGCCATCTCGGGGCCGCACGGACTGGCGCCTATTTCGCGCTGGCACCCTTCGTCGGCGCACTTCTGGCGGTGGGGCTGCTCGGCGAGCCGCTCACCGTGCGGCTGCTGCTGGCGGGGGGACTCATGGCCATCGGGCTCTGGCTGCACCTGACAGAACAGCATGAGCACGAGCACGACCACCTGCCCCTCGCCCATGCCCATCGCCACCGGCACGACGCGCACCACCAGCACGCCCACGGCCCCGATGACGCGCCCGGCGAACCGCACAGCCACTGGCATGTGCATACACCGCTGCGGCACCGCCATCCCCATTACCCGGACCTGCACCACCGCCACCGGCACGACGGCGCGGCCGCTGAAGCCGACGAACCGCCCGCGCATCCGCACGGCTGA
- a CDS encoding DUF6600 domain-containing protein, with protein MVLRLKRHTRLLAAGAAAGVLLGAVAPALAQAPGPRPASVQQVDVNVFYAPLAEHGTWVSHPVYKYVWVPTGLDASWRPYQEGRWVWTDDGWYWDSAEPFAWAVYHYGRWGYDPDYGWFWVPGDTWAPAWVKWRRGGGHTGWAPIAPDAPGYAYGPPRRYEAPVAESWVFVEDRYVAAPDLTVRVLPIAALASWLATDARPYDPYYGNGRVVTRFVPPQEFGTVVEREVITRRVVYVNRYDQVFDDTGGARLGIYRPYVTAAQDIPPPPRVIRDVPAERRLLIRQYVGPEAPAAIAPSAALLGVLAPDQRQALREARFSGNETAYRQDVERFREMRESQLQREWADAERNRADYERTRLETLRQREQMQQRILQQRQQRATQVIEQLERERPNAVPPALPQAPNAPGGRALPPPPPPPAQGQPQPAPAAPPAPAGAPAPQAAPPPPGAAPRPEPARPAPPPPGAAPRPEPARPAPPPPPGEPARPVPPPGERERPVPPPPGGAPRPEPARPAPPAERPTPPPAAPRAEPERSAAPPPAERERAAPPPAAPRPEAPRAEPPRPAGPPPAERERPAPPPAAAPRPEPARPAPPPPEQVRPSQVERPPAARPEAPRPEAPRPEAPRPPGGPERPRPEHPPQGGGRPEAPPDTKPPQ; from the coding sequence ATGGTTCTTCGGCTGAAACGGCACACCCGCCTTCTGGCGGCAGGCGCGGCCGCAGGTGTCCTGCTGGGGGCAGTCGCCCCCGCGCTGGCGCAGGCGCCGGGTCCCCGCCCGGCCTCGGTGCAGCAGGTGGACGTGAACGTCTTCTATGCACCGCTGGCCGAACACGGCACCTGGGTCTCCCATCCGGTCTATAAGTACGTCTGGGTGCCCACGGGCCTCGACGCCTCGTGGCGGCCTTATCAGGAAGGTCGATGGGTCTGGACCGACGACGGCTGGTACTGGGATTCGGCCGAGCCCTTCGCCTGGGCCGTCTATCATTACGGCCGCTGGGGCTATGATCCCGATTACGGCTGGTTCTGGGTGCCCGGCGACACCTGGGCGCCGGCCTGGGTGAAATGGCGGCGCGGCGGCGGGCATACGGGCTGGGCGCCCATCGCCCCCGATGCGCCCGGCTATGCCTATGGCCCGCCCCGCCGCTACGAGGCGCCGGTGGCCGAGAGCTGGGTTTTCGTGGAGGACCGCTATGTGGCGGCGCCGGATCTCACCGTGCGCGTCCTGCCCATCGCGGCGCTCGCGAGCTGGCTCGCCACCGACGCGCGGCCCTACGATCCCTATTACGGCAACGGCCGCGTGGTGACGCGCTTCGTGCCGCCGCAGGAATTCGGCACCGTCGTGGAGCGTGAGGTGATCACGCGCCGCGTGGTCTATGTGAACCGCTACGATCAGGTGTTCGACGACACCGGGGGCGCCCGCCTCGGCATCTATCGGCCCTATGTAACCGCCGCGCAGGACATCCCGCCGCCGCCGCGGGTGATCCGCGACGTGCCGGCCGAGCGGCGCCTGCTCATCCGCCAGTATGTGGGACCGGAAGCGCCGGCCGCCATCGCGCCTTCCGCCGCCCTTCTCGGCGTGCTCGCGCCCGACCAGAGGCAGGCGCTGCGGGAAGCGCGCTTCTCCGGCAACGAGACGGCCTACCGGCAGGATGTGGAGCGCTTCCGCGAGATGCGGGAGAGCCAGCTCCAGCGTGAATGGGCGGACGCAGAACGCAACCGCGCGGATTATGAGCGCACTCGTCTCGAAACCTTGCGCCAGCGCGAGCAGATGCAGCAGCGGATCCTCCAGCAGCGCCAGCAGCGCGCGACGCAGGTGATTGAGCAACTGGAGCGCGAGCGGCCGAATGCCGTGCCACCCGCGCTGCCGCAGGCGCCCAATGCGCCGGGCGGGCGCGCCCTCCCGCCGCCGCCTCCACCGCCGGCGCAGGGACAGCCCCAGCCCGCACCGGCCGCTCCGCCCGCGCCCGCCGGTGCGCCCGCTCCGCAGGCTGCGCCTCCGCCTCCCGGTGCTGCGCCGCGGCCGGAGCCGGCCCGTCCTGCGCCGCCACCGCCCGGTGCCGCCCCGCGACCCGAGCCTGCGCGTCCGGCGCCCCCGCCGCCTCCCGGCGAACCCGCGCGCCCTGTGCCGCCGCCCGGCGAGCGGGAGCGTCCCGTTCCGCCGCCGCCAGGCGGGGCCCCGCGTCCGGAGCCCGCGCGTCCCGCGCCTCCGGCCGAGCGTCCCACGCCGCCGCCTGCCGCCCCACGCGCCGAGCCCGAACGGTCCGCTGCGCCGCCGCCTGCCGAACGGGAGAGAGCCGCACCGCCCCCGGCGGCCCCACGTCCGGAAGCGCCCCGTGCGGAGCCTCCGCGCCCGGCCGGCCCACCACCGGCCGAACGCGAGCGTCCGGCCCCGCCGCCCGCGGCCGCGCCCCGGCCGGAGCCGGCGCGTCCCGCGCCGCCGCCTCCCGAGCAGGTCCGGCCCTCCCAGGTCGAGCGCCCACCGGCGGCCCGGCCCGAGGCCCCGCGCCCCGAAGCACCACGTCCGGAGGCGCCGCGTCCGCCGGGTGGTCCGGAGCGTCCCCGCCCCGAGCATCCCCCGCAGGGCGGCGGGCGTCCCGAGGCGCCCCCGGATACCAAGCCGCCGCAATAA
- a CDS encoding tripartite tricarboxylate transporter substrate-binding protein — MFRKTARAALAVLMGAAAFSLAATPRAAQAQAYPARPITVVVPFAAGGPTDTVARLVAESMTKTLGQQVIVENVGGAGGTRGAGQVAKAAPDGYTLLLHHIGQATAPSLYRKLPYKVTDFETAGLITAVPMTLIAKPGFEPKSIADVVAYVKANKDKVTYGNAGVGSASHLCGMLFMSAVGTQVTTVPYQGTGPAMNDLVGGQIDLMCDQTTNTTGQIKGGKVKAYAVTTKEPVKSLPDLPTMEAGGLKGFEVTVWHGLYAPKGTPADVVAKLNAALNTALEDPKVVARFADLGTEPEPKDRRSAEFHKTFLTAEVAKWKPIIEAAGVYAD; from the coding sequence ATGTTCAGGAAGACCGCGCGCGCGGCCTTGGCCGTGCTCATGGGTGCCGCCGCCTTCAGCCTTGCGGCGACCCCGCGGGCGGCCCAGGCGCAGGCCTATCCCGCCCGGCCGATCACCGTGGTGGTGCCCTTCGCGGCCGGCGGCCCGACCGACACGGTGGCCCGGCTCGTCGCCGAATCCATGACCAAGACGCTCGGCCAGCAGGTGATCGTGGAGAATGTGGGCGGCGCCGGCGGCACCCGCGGCGCGGGCCAGGTGGCGAAGGCCGCGCCTGATGGCTACACGCTCCTGCTCCACCACATCGGCCAGGCCACCGCCCCGAGCCTCTATCGCAAGCTGCCGTACAAGGTGACGGACTTCGAGACCGCCGGCCTGATCACCGCCGTGCCGATGACGCTCATCGCCAAGCCCGGCTTCGAGCCCAAGTCCATCGCCGACGTGGTCGCCTATGTGAAGGCGAACAAGGACAAGGTCACCTATGGCAATGCGGGCGTCGGCTCGGCCTCGCACCTGTGCGGCATGCTCTTCATGTCGGCTGTGGGCACGCAGGTGACGACCGTGCCCTATCAGGGCACGGGCCCGGCCATGAACGATCTCGTGGGCGGCCAGATCGACCTCATGTGCGACCAGACCACCAACACCACCGGCCAGATCAAGGGCGGCAAGGTGAAGGCCTATGCGGTGACGACCAAGGAGCCGGTGAAGTCCCTGCCCGACCTGCCCACCATGGAAGCCGGCGGCCTCAAGGGCTTCGAAGTGACGGTGTGGCACGGCCTCTATGCGCCCAAGGGCACGCCGGCCGACGTGGTGGCCAAGCTCAACGCCGCCCTCAACACCGCGCTGGAAGACCCCAAGGTGGTGGCCCGCTTCGCCGATCTCGGCACCGAGCCGGAGCCGAAGGACCGCCGCAGCGCCGAATTCCACAAGACCTTCCTCACCGCGGAAGTCGCCAAGTGGAAGCCGATCATCGAGGCGGCCGGCGTCTATGCCGATTGA
- a CDS encoding tripartite tricarboxylate transporter TctB family protein, which produces MGFVRNPKDVISGLLFIALAALFAWQSRELQIGTAMRMGPGYFPLLLSAVLALLGLIVLVNGLRTPGEAPTGTAWRALIILVGATVFFGFAMKPLGFLPAVGVSVFLSTLGSRLFRLQTALAITAVMCVFCWAVFILGLGLPLPLLGPWLGGH; this is translated from the coding sequence ATGGGCTTCGTGCGCAATCCGAAGGATGTGATTTCAGGGCTTCTGTTCATCGCCCTTGCGGCGCTGTTCGCGTGGCAGTCGCGGGAGTTGCAGATCGGCACGGCCATGCGCATGGGGCCGGGCTATTTCCCCCTGCTGCTCTCCGCCGTCCTCGCCCTGCTTGGCCTCATCGTGCTGGTGAACGGCCTGCGCACGCCGGGCGAAGCGCCCACCGGCACGGCGTGGCGCGCACTCATCATCCTCGTCGGCGCCACCGTCTTCTTCGGCTTCGCCATGAAACCCCTCGGCTTCCTGCCGGCGGTGGGCGTCAGCGTCTTCCTCTCCACGCTCGGCAGCCGGCTGTTCCGCCTTCAGACCGCCCTCGCGATCACCGCCGTGATGTGCGTCTTCTGCTGGGCGGTCTTCATCCTGGGGCTCGGCCTTCCGCTGCCGCTCCTCGGCCCGTGGCTCGGCGGGCACTGA
- a CDS encoding siderophore-interacting protein produces the protein MTDTSPVPSDLDLPRIERVRHDLRRRRLTVAATERLTPHMIRITLSGAEMEGFTSLSPADHIKIFVPDGQGGTQMRDYTPRRYDAATGTLLIDFAVHEAGPATRWALDARVGDEVEIGGPRGSMVIGGAIRNWLLIGDETALPSIGRRIEEFAPGTTVTSLVAVPGPEDEQRFETEARLTALWVHRRDPREVGPLLEPLKGIDIPAGTFVWLAAEASVTRAIRAHLLGERQVPPGWLRASGYWVHGTADATEKFED, from the coding sequence ATGACTGACACCTCTCCCGTCCCCTCCGATCTCGACCTTCCGCGCATCGAGCGCGTGCGCCACGACCTGCGCCGCCGGCGCCTCACCGTCGCCGCGACGGAACGGCTGACCCCGCACATGATCCGCATCACCCTCAGCGGTGCGGAGATGGAGGGCTTCACCTCCCTGTCCCCGGCGGATCACATCAAGATCTTCGTGCCGGACGGCCAAGGCGGGACGCAGATGCGCGACTACACGCCCCGGCGCTACGATGCCGCCACGGGTACGCTGCTCATCGACTTCGCGGTGCATGAGGCAGGTCCCGCCACCCGCTGGGCGCTCGATGCCCGCGTGGGCGACGAAGTGGAGATCGGCGGCCCGCGCGGCTCGATGGTCATCGGCGGGGCGATCCGCAACTGGCTGCTGATCGGCGACGAGACCGCCCTGCCCTCCATCGGCCGCCGGATCGAGGAATTCGCCCCCGGCACGACCGTCACGAGCCTCGTGGCGGTGCCCGGACCCGAGGACGAGCAACGGTTTGAAACCGAGGCCCGCCTCACCGCCCTCTGGGTCCACCGGCGCGATCCGCGGGAGGTCGGACCTCTGCTCGAGCCTCTCAAGGGCATCGACATCCCGGCCGGCACGTTCGTCTGGCTCGCCGCCGAAGCCTCGGTCACACGGGCCATCCGCGCGCATCTGCTCGGCGAACGGCAGGTGCCGCCCGGCTGGTTGCGGGCATCGGGCTATTGGGTGCACGGCACCGCCGACGCCACAGAGAAGTTCGAGGACTGA
- a CDS encoding thiazole synthase: MNVNVPVPSTLADPLVIAGRTFSSRLFLGTAGYPNQKVFLDALEASGSEMATASIRRMSLEGYEESLADLLTGRVHILPNTAGCQTAKDAILTAELAREALETDWVKLEVIGDRELLYPNVEELLKATEELVNRGFVVLPYCNDDPVTCQKLADLGAATVMPLGSMIGTGLGIANPHMIELICARSPVPVVLDAGIGTASDAAQAMELGCAAVLLNTAVSKAHDPVRMARAFRYAVEGGRLARLAGRIPKKLHAEASSPEFGLVGS; this comes from the coding sequence ATGAACGTGAACGTTCCCGTCCCGAGCACGCTGGCCGATCCGCTGGTGATCGCCGGCCGCACCTTCTCCTCCCGCCTGTTCCTCGGCACGGCGGGCTATCCCAACCAGAAGGTGTTTCTCGATGCGCTGGAGGCCTCCGGTTCGGAAATGGCCACCGCCTCCATCCGCCGCATGAGCCTTGAGGGCTATGAGGAGAGCCTTGCGGACCTTCTTACCGGCCGCGTGCACATCCTGCCCAACACTGCCGGCTGCCAGACCGCCAAGGACGCCATCCTCACCGCCGAACTGGCGCGCGAGGCGCTGGAGACGGACTGGGTGAAGCTGGAGGTGATCGGCGACCGCGAGCTGCTCTATCCCAACGTGGAAGAGCTGCTGAAGGCCACCGAGGAACTGGTGAACCGGGGCTTCGTGGTGCTGCCCTATTGCAATGACGATCCTGTCACCTGCCAGAAGCTGGCGGATCTCGGCGCCGCCACCGTGATGCCGCTCGGTTCCATGATCGGCACCGGCCTTGGCATTGCCAATCCGCACATGATCGAGCTGATCTGCGCCCGCTCGCCGGTGCCCGTCGTGCTGGATGCCGGCATCGGCACCGCGTCCGACGCCGCGCAGGCCATGGAGCTCGGCTGTGCTGCGGTGCTGCTCAATACGGCGGTGTCCAAGGCCCACGATCCGGTGCGCATGGCCCGCGCCTTCCGCTACGCGGTGGAAGGCGGGCGTCTGGCGCGCCTCGCCGGCCGCATCCCGAAGAAGCTGCACGCGGAAGCCTCCAGCCCCGAATTCGGCCTCGTCGGCAGCTGA
- the thiS gene encoding sulfur carrier protein ThiS — protein sequence MKQLRVNGKDEQMAVKTVADLLGAVGLDATRKGIAVAVNGAVVSRRAWEATALASGDAVEIIHAKQGG from the coding sequence GTGAAGCAACTGCGCGTGAACGGCAAGGATGAGCAGATGGCGGTGAAGACCGTGGCCGATCTCCTCGGCGCCGTGGGGCTCGATGCCACCCGCAAGGGCATTGCGGTGGCCGTGAACGGCGCCGTCGTCTCTCGCCGCGCCTGGGAGGCCACCGCGCTCGCCTCGGGCGATGCGGTGGAGATCATCCACGCCAAGCAGGGCGGCTGA
- the thiO gene encoding glycine oxidase ThiO: MSESLSHHDSASSSAHSARASGARPRVAIVGGGVMGLSIAWRLAEAGCTVEIFEQGRTGLGASHAAAGMLAACAEAEPGEEGLLALNRESQRLWPSFAADLEAASGMAVDLRTDGTIVLALNADDAAKLRHLITFQQGLGLPVEWLNGAEVRRREPHLATKLAGAVWCPEDHQVDNRKVSAALRVAALKAGATLHEDMPVERVEVVDGRARAVIAKGERFGADIVVLAAGAWSRGVAITPATPLPVRPVKGQMLALAMDPAAPILSHVVWAPGTYLVPRKDGRLIVGATVEERGFNADLTAGGQLALLTHAWRALPTIEELPILEQWVGFRPGSRDDAPILGRSAEVEGLVFATGHHRNGILLLPVTAEAISRLILEGETDPVIAPFVAERFLPRAAAE, translated from the coding sequence ATGAGCGAGAGCTTGTCGCATCACGATTCCGCATCTTCGTCCGCCCATTCCGCGCGCGCATCCGGTGCGCGGCCGCGTGTCGCCATCGTCGGCGGCGGCGTCATGGGCCTGTCCATCGCCTGGCGGCTCGCGGAAGCCGGCTGCACGGTGGAGATCTTCGAGCAGGGCCGCACGGGCCTTGGCGCCAGCCATGCGGCGGCCGGCATGCTTGCCGCCTGCGCCGAGGCGGAACCCGGCGAGGAGGGCCTGCTCGCCCTCAATCGCGAGAGCCAGCGCCTGTGGCCCTCCTTTGCCGCCGATCTGGAGGCCGCCTCCGGCATGGCGGTGGACCTGCGCACGGACGGCACCATCGTTCTCGCCCTCAATGCGGACGATGCGGCCAAGCTCCGCCACCTCATCACCTTCCAGCAGGGCCTCGGCCTGCCGGTGGAGTGGCTGAACGGAGCGGAGGTGCGCCGGCGCGAACCCCATCTCGCCACCAAGCTCGCGGGCGCCGTATGGTGCCCCGAGGACCATCAGGTGGACAATCGCAAGGTCTCCGCTGCCTTGCGCGTTGCGGCGCTGAAGGCCGGCGCGACGTTGCATGAGGACATGCCCGTCGAGCGCGTGGAGGTCGTGGACGGTCGCGCCCGTGCCGTCATCGCGAAGGGCGAGCGCTTCGGGGCGGATATCGTGGTTCTGGCGGCAGGCGCATGGTCGCGCGGCGTTGCCATTACTCCCGCGACACCGCTGCCGGTGCGGCCGGTGAAGGGGCAGATGCTGGCGCTCGCCATGGACCCGGCCGCACCCATCCTGAGCCATGTGGTGTGGGCGCCGGGCACGTATCTCGTACCGCGCAAGGACGGGCGGCTCATCGTTGGTGCGACGGTGGAGGAGCGCGGCTTCAATGCCGATCTCACCGCCGGCGGGCAGCTGGCGCTGCTCACCCATGCCTGGCGGGCGCTGCCCACCATCGAGGAACTGCCGATCCTCGAGCAATGGGTCGGCTTCCGCCCCGGCAGCCGGGACGACGCGCCCATTCTCGGCCGCAGCGCCGAGGTGGAGGGGCTGGTGTTCGCCACCGGCCATCACCGCAACGGCATCCTGCTGCTGCCGGTGACGGCGGAAGCGATCTCCCGCCTCATCCTTGAGGGTGAGACGGACCCGGTGATCGCGCCCTTCGTGGCGGAACGCTTCCTGCCGCGCGCGGCAGCGGAATGA
- a CDS encoding MarR family winged helix-turn-helix transcriptional regulator, translating to MSTFCLDDLLCFAVYSAEHAFTRAYRPLLKALDVTYPQYLLLVLLWNKDGQSVKELGEQLHLDSGTLTPLLKRLEGAGFVRRARNAADERVVNITLTPEGRALQAKAQEVLQSMGEAIGLCAEDRESLRVQLTELRDRLNAAVD from the coding sequence ATGTCCACCTTCTGCCTCGACGACCTGCTGTGCTTCGCCGTCTATTCCGCCGAACACGCCTTCACGCGCGCCTACCGCCCGCTGCTCAAGGCGCTGGATGTGACCTATCCGCAGTATCTGCTGCTGGTGCTGCTCTGGAACAAGGACGGCCAGAGCGTGAAGGAACTGGGCGAGCAGCTTCATCTGGATTCCGGCACGCTGACGCCGCTGCTCAAGCGCCTGGAGGGGGCGGGCTTCGTGCGCCGCGCCAGGAATGCGGCTGACGAGCGGGTGGTGAACATCACGCTCACGCCCGAGGGGCGGGCCTTGCAAGCCAAGGCGCAGGAGGTCCTCCAGTCCATGGGCGAGGCCATCGGCCTGTGCGCCGAGGACCGGGAAAGCCTGCGCGTCCAGCTCACGGAATTGCGCGATCGCCTGAACGCCGCCGTCGACTAG
- a CDS encoding glutathione S-transferase family protein, giving the protein MKLFWSPRTRAFRTLWLLEETGAPYELVRVDLNGGDGIDDAELLAANPMGKVPALVDRGIPIAESGAIALYVADRFPEAGLSPPLGDPERGPFLHWMIFVASCVEPALVQKMKGVELPTSAAGWGSFEKVMSVLDARLSTHPFLVGERFTAADTLLATDLGYFIQVFKMLEPRPSFTAYLARCAERPAFVRARAIEAEYA; this is encoded by the coding sequence GTGAAACTCTTCTGGTCGCCCAGAACCCGCGCCTTCCGCACGCTCTGGCTGCTGGAGGAGACGGGCGCTCCCTATGAACTGGTCCGCGTGGACCTGAATGGCGGCGACGGCATCGACGATGCCGAGTTGCTCGCCGCCAATCCCATGGGCAAGGTGCCCGCGCTGGTGGATCGTGGCATCCCCATCGCCGAGAGCGGCGCCATCGCGCTCTACGTGGCCGACCGTTTTCCCGAGGCCGGCCTTTCCCCGCCGCTGGGCGATCCCGAGCGCGGCCCCTTCCTGCACTGGATGATCTTCGTCGCCTCCTGCGTGGAGCCGGCGCTGGTGCAGAAGATGAAGGGCGTGGAACTGCCCACCAGCGCCGCCGGCTGGGGCAGCTTCGAGAAGGTGATGTCGGTGCTGGACGCCCGCCTCAGCACCCATCCCTTCCTGGTGGGCGAGCGGTTCACGGCCGCCGACACGCTGCTCGCCACGGACCTCGGCTATTTCATCCAGGTCTTCAAGATGCTGGAGCCGCGCCCCTCCTTCACCGCCTATCTGGCGCGCTGCGCCGAACGCCCGGCCTTCGTCCGCGCCCGCGCCATCGAGGCGGAATACGCCTGA
- a CDS encoding NUDIX domain-containing protein: MWLLRSLLPIAPFVRRLRHGMTLGVRAIAIRDDRVLLVRHTYTPGWHLPGGGVDVGETAEAAARRELMEEANARATGPLLLHGVFFNPRVGGRDHVVCFRVGDFEQGPLPGPTFEIAEVGTFPLGALPPDTTTSTRRRLEELASGRAPDDCW, from the coding sequence ATGTGGCTGCTCCGCTCCCTACTTCCCATCGCCCCGTTCGTCCGCCGCCTGCGCCATGGCATGACGCTGGGCGTGCGGGCCATCGCCATCCGCGACGACCGCGTGCTCCTTGTGCGCCACACCTATACGCCCGGCTGGCATCTGCCCGGCGGCGGGGTGGACGTGGGCGAGACGGCGGAGGCGGCCGCCCGGCGCGAGCTGATGGAAGAGGCCAATGCCCGCGCCACCGGCCCGCTTCTGCTGCACGGGGTCTTCTTCAATCCCCGGGTGGGCGGGCGCGACCATGTGGTGTGCTTCCGCGTGGGCGATTTCGAGCAGGGGCCGCTCCCCGGCCCCACCTTCGAGATCGCCGAGGTCGGCACCTTTCCCCTCGGCGCCCTTCCGCCCGATACCACCACCTCGACCCGGCGGCGGCTGGAGGAGCTTGCCAGCGGACGCGCGCCGGACGATTGTTGGTAG